A region from the Prosthecobacter algae genome encodes:
- the thrH gene encoding bifunctional phosphoserine phosphatase/homoserine phosphotransferase ThrH codes for MKKQTIVTLDLEGVLVPEIWIAFAEKTGIAELRRTTRDEPDYDVLMKGRLAILDQHGLKLGDIQDVIGTLSPMEGAKAFLDELRSLTQVIILSDTFEEFAHPLMRQLGWPTIFCHYLETDSTGRITDYKLRQSNQKQKAVAAFKTLNYHILAAGDSFNDTTMLGEAHKGFFFHAPESIQAQFPQFQAFDRYEDLLTALKAEL; via the coding sequence ATGAAAAAACAGACCATCGTCACCCTCGATCTCGAAGGCGTACTCGTGCCGGAAATTTGGATCGCCTTTGCCGAAAAAACCGGCATTGCCGAACTGCGCCGCACCACCCGTGACGAACCCGACTACGATGTGCTGATGAAGGGCCGCCTAGCCATTCTGGACCAGCATGGGCTGAAGCTGGGAGATATCCAGGACGTCATCGGCACCCTCTCCCCCATGGAAGGCGCCAAGGCCTTTCTGGATGAGCTGCGCTCCCTGACCCAGGTCATCATCCTCAGCGACACCTTCGAAGAATTCGCCCATCCGCTGATGCGTCAGCTCGGCTGGCCCACCATTTTCTGCCACTACCTGGAAACTGACAGCACCGGCCGCATCACCGACTACAAGCTGCGTCAGTCTAACCAAAAGCAAAAAGCCGTCGCAGCCTTCAAGACCCTGAACTACCACATTCTGGCAGCGGGAGATTCCTTCAACGACACCACCATGCTGGGCGAAGCCCACAAAGGATTCTTCTTCCATGCACCGGAAAGCATCCAGGCCCAGTTCCCCCAGTTCCAGGCCTTCGACCGCTATGAGGACCTCCTCACCGCCCTCAAAGCCGAGCTGTAA
- the xylA gene encoding xylose isomerase — protein MSEAFPDIPKIQYEGPKSRNPLSFKHYNADEVVAGKKMREHFRFGVAYWHAMRNSLADPFGAGTAQRPWDDGTNSISNAQRRVWACFEFMDKLGVDYYCFHDRDVAPEGETLAESNANLDAVADELEKAQNATGKKLLWGTACLFAHPRYNQGAATSPNAQVYAYAAAQVKKAIEVTHRLGGEGYTFWGGREGYASLLNTDMKRELDHLARFLHMAVDYKKKIGFKGPFYIEPKPREPSTHQYDSDAAACLNFLREHNLMEHFKLNLETNHATLAGHSMWHEMEVAVAAGALGSVDANTGDELIGWDTDQFPTDIYLTTQMMLVMLKSGGFTTGGLNFDAKVRRESFEPVDLFHAHIGGMDAFARGLKIASAIIEDGRLDAFRKARYSTFDAGIGAKVEAGTTNFEELEAYTLENGEPLIGSGRQEMLENLINEYI, from the coding sequence ATGAGCGAAGCTTTTCCAGACATTCCGAAAATCCAGTACGAGGGCCCCAAGTCACGCAACCCGCTTTCCTTCAAGCATTACAATGCCGATGAAGTCGTGGCCGGGAAAAAAATGCGCGAGCATTTCCGTTTCGGCGTCGCCTACTGGCATGCCATGCGCAACAGCCTGGCAGATCCCTTCGGCGCAGGCACCGCCCAGCGCCCTTGGGATGACGGCACCAACTCAATCTCCAATGCCCAGCGCCGCGTCTGGGCCTGCTTTGAGTTCATGGACAAGCTGGGCGTGGACTATTACTGCTTCCACGACCGCGACGTGGCCCCCGAGGGCGAAACCCTGGCCGAAAGCAATGCCAACCTGGATGCCGTCGCCGATGAGCTGGAGAAGGCTCAGAATGCCACCGGCAAAAAGCTGCTCTGGGGCACCGCCTGCCTCTTTGCCCATCCCCGATACAACCAAGGTGCCGCCACCAGCCCGAATGCGCAGGTCTATGCCTATGCCGCCGCACAGGTGAAAAAGGCCATCGAAGTCACCCACCGCCTGGGCGGTGAAGGCTACACCTTCTGGGGCGGCCGTGAAGGTTATGCCTCGCTGTTGAACACCGACATGAAGCGCGAGCTGGATCACCTCGCCCGCTTCCTGCACATGGCCGTGGACTACAAGAAAAAGATTGGTTTCAAAGGCCCCTTCTACATCGAGCCGAAGCCGCGTGAGCCCTCCACCCACCAGTATGACTCCGATGCCGCAGCCTGCCTGAACTTCCTCCGCGAGCACAATCTCATGGAGCACTTCAAGCTGAACCTGGAGACCAACCACGCCACCCTCGCCGGCCACAGCATGTGGCATGAGATGGAGGTGGCCGTGGCCGCCGGGGCCCTCGGTTCTGTGGATGCCAACACGGGCGATGAGCTCATCGGCTGGGATACCGACCAGTTCCCTACCGACATCTACCTCACCACCCAGATGATGCTCGTCATGCTGAAGAGCGGCGGCTTCACCACCGGCGGTCTGAACTTCGATGCCAAAGTGCGCCGCGAATCCTTCGAACCCGTGGACCTCTTCCACGCCCACATCGGCGGCATGGATGCGTTTGCGCGCGGCCTCAAAATCGCCTCGGCCATCATTGAAGACGGTCGTCTGGATGCCTTCCGCAAAGCCCGCTACAGCACCTTCGATGCCGGCATCGGCGCCAAGGTGGAAGCCGGCACCACCAACTTTGAAGAACTCGAAGCCTACACCCTGGAAAACGGCGAGCCTCTCATCGGCTCTGGCCGCCAGGAGATGCTGGAAAACCTGATCAACGAATACATTTGA
- a CDS encoding CheR family methyltransferase, which translates to MPAKAFPIVGVGASAGGLEAFQDLLKHLPADTGMGFVLVQHLDPQHESALAHLLRRSTTMPLHEVTQGLRVEPNNIYIIPPNVLMAISGGVLTLTPRGKVRGPARSIDCFFEALAHDQRENAIGVVLSGTAMDGTLGLETIKTEGGLTFAQDGSAKYASMPRSAIAAGFVDFILSPEAIAGELARIARHPFVRDSSAMLPLSQARPLPAEAERESDQSQTPNTPLASGGHGTPRTDSRRAKTEAAQPAETDGQDDFRNVLLLLRNHCGVDFALYKSSTIQRRVTRRLVLNRHETLAEYSVFLKGNAKELDALYSDVLISVTSFFRNPEAFEVLRHKIFPKLLAQARRDGPLRIWVLGCSTGQEAYSLAMTFAEAAAEAPHPQKLQIFATDLNEALLDKARAGLYAKSLAQDITPERLERFFTEEEGGYRVNKTLREQVVFARQNVMSDPPFSRMDLITCRNLLIYFEPELQKKIFPAFHYALKPGGYLFLGASESIGQFTDLFTPADKKQKIFSRKAAPTPAFHAPAPKGRPVQRLPGMRAIADEHDLPHAMRGEFNAQREADRITVSLFAPPGVLINADGQILQFRGATGAFLEPPTGKASFDLLKMTPEGLTLPLRAAIQKAKRENKTVCRENVQMRKNGHLRVLTLRVIPLRNLKEPCLLVLFEDAENKLHSPGSLNLPSAPTGKREVASRIAILEQELAETRDYLLSIQEQNESVNDDLQASSEELQSANEELQSINEELETSKEELESTNEELTTINEEMVTRDVEQSRLNADLNNLQVSIHTAILLLGSDLAIRRFSPPAEKIFNLMSADLGRNFGGVRHNLLIPGLYDMMVDVMQTLDPQEHEVQDKEGLWYSLHVRPYLTLDNKIDGVVLVLNDINDLKRHQQQIAAARDYAEAILRTLPVPFLVLRSDLRVDSASDVFYQAFDVLPSESEGRLIYELGNRQWDIPDLRKLLEDILPQKVYFNGYEVTHEFETLGRRTMLLNARQLDSADGTPDRIVLAIEDITNRTQAEKSLRRAMAEIERSSRAKDDFLAALSHELRTPLTPVLMIAAALESDTTLSSDLRGQLGMIRRNVELEARLIDDLLDLTRISHGKLQISPVVSDIHLLLDHTDEIVRSDGLGKQVRIRFVLEAAQHHVMADPARLQQVFWNLIKNALKFTPTGGTITVSTRSDESGAIFVSVADTGIGIASDSLTRIFTAFEQIEATGSHHFGGLGLGLAISKAIVYAHGGEIYAESKGEGHGATFSVELKSVEAPLPLPVKQNLHGEPDHTLRLLVVEDHQATLAVLSRLLTRRGHQVTTATNSRDALAAFALANFDAVITDLGLPDGSGLDLMREIQRQRPVPGIALSGYGMEEDFRQTKQAGFFAHLVKPVNLDQLRLLLNQLPRGL; encoded by the coding sequence TTGCCCGCCAAGGCATTCCCCATCGTCGGCGTGGGTGCCTCCGCAGGCGGGCTGGAGGCCTTTCAGGATCTGCTGAAACACCTGCCTGCCGATACTGGCATGGGCTTTGTCCTGGTGCAGCACCTGGACCCCCAGCATGAAAGCGCGCTGGCCCATCTACTGAGACGCAGCACCACCATGCCGCTGCATGAGGTCACGCAGGGCCTGCGGGTGGAGCCTAACAACATTTACATCATTCCGCCCAATGTACTCATGGCCATCTCCGGCGGGGTGCTGACTCTCACCCCGCGCGGCAAAGTCCGGGGGCCGGCGCGCTCCATTGACTGCTTTTTTGAAGCCCTGGCCCATGACCAGCGGGAAAATGCCATCGGCGTCGTGCTTTCCGGCACCGCCATGGATGGCACCCTGGGACTGGAAACTATCAAGACAGAGGGAGGGCTGACGTTTGCCCAAGACGGCTCCGCCAAATACGCCTCCATGCCCCGCAGCGCCATCGCCGCTGGTTTTGTGGACTTTATACTGTCGCCCGAAGCCATTGCAGGGGAGCTGGCGCGCATTGCCAGGCATCCCTTCGTTCGGGATTCATCCGCCATGCTGCCGCTGTCCCAGGCCCGGCCCCTTCCGGCGGAGGCCGAACGCGAGAGCGATCAGAGCCAGACCCCAAACACTCCCCTCGCATCCGGCGGGCATGGCACGCCGCGCACCGATTCCCGACGCGCCAAAACAGAGGCCGCCCAGCCTGCTGAGACCGACGGCCAGGACGATTTCCGGAATGTCCTGCTGCTGCTCCGCAACCACTGCGGCGTTGATTTTGCCCTCTACAAATCCAGCACCATCCAGCGGCGGGTGACACGGCGGCTGGTGCTCAACCGCCACGAGACGCTAGCGGAATATTCCGTCTTTCTGAAGGGCAATGCCAAGGAGCTGGATGCTCTTTACTCGGACGTGCTCATCAGCGTCACCAGCTTCTTCCGCAATCCGGAAGCCTTTGAGGTTCTCCGGCACAAGATTTTCCCCAAGCTCCTGGCCCAGGCCCGGCGCGACGGGCCGCTGCGCATTTGGGTGCTGGGTTGCTCCACCGGCCAGGAGGCCTACTCGCTGGCCATGACCTTTGCCGAGGCGGCCGCCGAAGCTCCCCACCCGCAGAAGCTCCAGATCTTCGCCACAGACCTCAATGAGGCACTGCTGGACAAGGCACGCGCCGGCCTCTACGCCAAATCACTGGCCCAAGACATCACGCCCGAGCGGCTGGAGCGCTTTTTCACCGAGGAAGAAGGCGGCTATCGCGTGAACAAGACTCTGCGGGAACAGGTCGTGTTTGCCCGGCAGAATGTCATGAGCGACCCGCCTTTCTCGCGCATGGACCTCATCACCTGCCGGAACTTGCTCATCTACTTTGAGCCTGAACTGCAGAAAAAGATCTTCCCGGCCTTTCATTATGCCTTGAAGCCAGGCGGCTATCTTTTTCTGGGTGCCAGCGAGTCCATCGGTCAGTTCACGGACCTCTTCACCCCGGCTGACAAAAAGCAGAAGATCTTCTCCCGCAAAGCCGCCCCCACCCCTGCCTTCCACGCACCGGCACCTAAAGGCCGCCCCGTCCAGCGCCTCCCCGGCATGCGGGCGATCGCAGACGAACATGACCTCCCCCATGCCATGCGCGGGGAATTCAACGCGCAGCGCGAGGCAGACCGCATCACCGTGAGCCTCTTTGCTCCACCGGGGGTGCTCATCAATGCCGATGGTCAGATCCTGCAATTTCGCGGAGCCACAGGCGCCTTCCTGGAGCCGCCAACAGGCAAAGCCAGCTTTGACCTGCTAAAGATGACCCCTGAGGGCCTCACGCTGCCCCTGCGCGCAGCCATCCAAAAAGCCAAGCGCGAAAACAAAACCGTCTGCCGCGAAAACGTGCAGATGCGCAAAAATGGTCACTTGCGTGTGCTCACCCTGCGGGTCATCCCGCTCCGGAATCTGAAGGAGCCCTGCCTGCTAGTGCTGTTTGAAGATGCTGAAAACAAGCTTCATTCACCCGGGTCTCTCAACCTGCCTTCCGCCCCCACAGGCAAACGCGAGGTGGCCAGCCGCATCGCCATCCTGGAACAGGAACTGGCGGAGACACGCGACTACCTGCTGTCCATTCAGGAGCAAAATGAATCCGTCAATGATGACCTCCAGGCCTCCAGCGAAGAGCTACAGAGCGCCAATGAAGAGCTGCAAAGCATCAACGAGGAACTGGAAACCTCCAAGGAAGAGCTGGAGTCCACCAATGAGGAACTGACCACGATCAATGAAGAAATGGTCACCCGGGATGTGGAACAGAGCCGCCTGAATGCGGACCTGAACAACCTGCAGGTGAGCATTCACACCGCCATCCTGCTGCTGGGCAGCGACCTCGCCATCCGCCGTTTTTCCCCTCCGGCCGAAAAGATCTTCAACCTGATGAGCGCCGATCTGGGACGAAACTTTGGCGGTGTACGGCACAATCTTCTCATCCCCGGTCTTTATGACATGATGGTGGATGTCATGCAGACCCTCGACCCTCAGGAGCATGAGGTGCAGGACAAGGAGGGCCTCTGGTACTCCTTGCATGTGCGGCCTTACCTCACGCTGGATAACAAAATAGATGGCGTGGTGCTGGTGCTCAATGACATCAACGACCTCAAACGCCATCAGCAGCAGATCGCCGCCGCGCGCGATTACGCCGAAGCCATCCTGCGCACCTTGCCCGTGCCCTTTCTGGTCCTGCGCTCCGACTTGCGGGTGGACTCGGCCAGCGATGTTTTCTATCAGGCCTTCGATGTCCTTCCATCTGAAAGCGAAGGCCGGCTGATCTATGAACTGGGCAACCGGCAGTGGGACATTCCGGACCTACGCAAGCTGCTGGAAGACATCCTCCCACAGAAGGTCTATTTCAATGGTTACGAGGTCACCCACGAGTTCGAAACCCTGGGCCGCCGCACCATGCTGCTGAATGCGCGCCAGCTCGACAGCGCCGATGGCACGCCCGACCGCATCGTGCTGGCCATCGAGGACATCACCAACCGCACCCAGGCCGAAAAATCCCTGCGCAGGGCCATGGCAGAGATCGAGCGTTCATCCCGTGCCAAGGATGATTTCCTCGCAGCCCTCAGCCATGAATTGCGCACGCCTTTGACGCCCGTGCTCATGATCGCCGCCGCATTGGAGAGCGATACCACCCTTTCCTCCGATCTCCGTGGCCAGCTCGGAATGATACGCCGGAATGTGGAGTTGGAAGCCCGCCTCATTGACGATCTGCTGGACCTCACCCGCATCAGCCACGGCAAGTTGCAAATCTCTCCCGTGGTCTCAGACATCCACCTGCTGCTGGACCACACCGATGAAATCGTCCGCAGCGATGGCCTCGGCAAGCAGGTGCGCATCCGCTTCGTGCTGGAGGCAGCGCAGCACCATGTCATGGCGGATCCGGCACGCCTGCAGCAGGTCTTTTGGAACCTCATCAAAAACGCCCTCAAGTTCACCCCCACAGGCGGCACCATCACGGTCAGCACCCGCTCGGACGAAAGCGGGGCCATCTTCGTCTCCGTGGCCGATACGGGCATTGGCATCGCCAGCGACTCGCTCACCCGGATCTTCACGGCCTTTGAGCAGATTGAAGCCACCGGCTCCCATCACTTTGGAGGGCTGGGACTTGGCCTGGCCATTTCCAAAGCCATCGTGTACGCCCATGGCGGCGAGATCTACGCCGAGAGCAAAGGTGAGGGCCATGGGGCCACCTTCTCCGTGGAGCTGAAGTCGGTGGAGGCCCCCTTGCCACTCCCGGTCAAACAGAACCTGCACGGTGAGCCCGACCATACCTTGCGCCTTCTCGTCGTGGAGGATCACCAGGCCACTCTGGCCGTGCTTTCGCGCCTCCTCACCCGCCGCGGCCACCAGGTCACCACCGCGACCAATTCGCGCGATGCGCTGGCTGCCTTTGCCCTGGCCAACTTTGATGCGGTGATTACGGATCTCGGCCTGCCGGATGGCAGCGGGCTGGATCTGATGCGTGAGATCCAGCGCCAGCGTCCCGTCCCCGGCATCGCGCTCAGCGGTTACGGCATGGAGGAAGACTTCCGCCAGACCAAGCAGGCCGGCTTCTTTGCCCATTTGGTCAAACCTGTGAACCTGGACCAACTGCGCCTGCTCTTAAACCAGCTCCCGCGCGGGCTCTGA
- a CDS encoding S8 family peptidase produces the protein MISAEDETKIEFRGLILHLMNNWLKSILILSILACVLSFGTLGWLAVKTTNVADGSAAKPLPAWESTLSAKKPGQINLEASLDQATALALRTVDELAARLRQLSATPGVKAGELVLTFKSEEALKAFRDQAASLGFKVLHDDPRLLTSRVKYSDADAMARALRQNADDLDNIGLNYLAWVPGLPDTSQVDAANAGGDVPFGNSGLDAIGATGDRKNWGTGTKVAVLDTGVTDHPSLEDSRVTHIDLVKDGLAPNGHGTAMASLIAGDASQDGGVAPASEILDIRVADTRGESNTALVAEGIMQAVDQGAKLINISLGTTGDSDVLRRAVEYALEKGVIVVAAAGNEQQTSLAYPAGYEGVISVAAVDANGNQAYFSNSGENLTLAAPGVGIVSAYSDNRMVVSSGTSQATAITSGVISTLLGWGYPARGMAQTLTTGAQSTGAPKNQVGAGIVQLVRP, from the coding sequence ATGATTTCCGCCGAAGATGAAACGAAGATCGAGTTTCGGGGTCTTATCCTGCATCTCATGAACAACTGGCTGAAAAGCATCCTCATTCTCAGCATCCTGGCCTGCGTGCTCTCGTTTGGCACGCTGGGCTGGCTGGCGGTGAAGACCACGAACGTGGCGGATGGCTCTGCGGCTAAGCCTCTGCCTGCCTGGGAAAGTACCTTGTCTGCGAAGAAGCCGGGGCAGATCAATCTGGAAGCTTCGCTGGATCAGGCGACCGCGCTGGCTTTGCGCACGGTGGACGAACTGGCTGCGCGGCTGCGGCAACTGAGCGCCACCCCCGGTGTCAAAGCCGGAGAGCTGGTGCTGACCTTCAAATCTGAGGAGGCGCTGAAGGCGTTTCGCGATCAGGCGGCCAGCCTGGGTTTCAAAGTCTTGCATGATGATCCCCGCCTGCTCACCTCGCGGGTGAAGTACAGCGATGCCGATGCCATGGCCAGGGCCCTGCGCCAGAATGCCGATGACCTGGACAATATCGGGCTGAACTACCTGGCCTGGGTGCCCGGCCTGCCCGATACGAGCCAGGTGGATGCAGCCAATGCGGGCGGTGACGTCCCTTTCGGCAACAGCGGGCTGGATGCCATCGGGGCCACAGGTGACCGCAAAAACTGGGGCACGGGCACGAAGGTGGCCGTGCTGGATACGGGTGTGACGGATCACCCCTCCCTTGAGGACTCCCGTGTCACGCACATTGACCTCGTCAAAGACGGCTTGGCTCCCAACGGTCATGGCACGGCCATGGCCTCCCTCATTGCCGGGGATGCTTCCCAAGACGGTGGCGTGGCCCCGGCCTCTGAAATTCTCGACATCCGTGTGGCGGATACCCGAGGGGAAAGCAATACCGCGCTGGTGGCCGAGGGCATCATGCAGGCCGTGGATCAGGGGGCGAAGCTGATCAACATCAGCCTGGGCACCACGGGTGACTCGGATGTTCTGCGCCGGGCCGTGGAGTATGCCTTGGAGAAAGGCGTCATCGTGGTCGCCGCGGCGGGCAATGAGCAGCAGACCTCGCTGGCTTACCCTGCCGGTTATGAAGGCGTCATCAGTGTGGCCGCTGTGGATGCGAATGGCAACCAAGCCTACTTTTCCAATTCGGGCGAAAATCTCACCCTGGCGGCTCCAGGTGTGGGCATTGTCTCCGCCTACAGTGACAACCGCATGGTCGTCAGCAGCGGTACCTCCCAGGCTACGGCCATCACCAGCGGCGTCATCTCCACCCTGCTGGGCTGGGGCTATCCCGCGCGAGGGATGGCGCAGACCCTGACCACGGGTGCGCAGTCCACCGGAGCCCCCAAAAACCAGGTGGGTGCGGGAATTGTACAGTTGGTTAGACCTTGA
- a CDS encoding substrate-binding domain-containing protein — protein MSTAPASPALPSRVPRAAEAAQFLRERLLGGTWPKFLPGELELARQLQVGRNTLRSALAMLEKEGLLKTQMGRRREVVGSITTAAKPTPHTAVLLLGMPYHTLAPTTLLWMETLRLRLQGAGWDLKMKVDSAAFRHSPATALETLVSEQPEAVWILHRSTLAMQRWFETRGLKAVIAGTQHQGISLPQVDTDYRASSRHAAARLAALGHRHMLLMTSRVELAGDAESVAGFQEGAGQAKVEVVTHNETPAGVIATLRHALEARPRPTALFVLRADHLATAQTWLLAQGYGIPAQISVISRDDEPFLQHLHPEPARYQRSAEVFAKKLARLVTACGEGRSLRTDSPLLMPDFLRGETVGPAPQR, from the coding sequence GTGTCCACCGCCCCTGCCTCCCCCGCCTTGCCCAGCCGTGTCCCCCGTGCCGCAGAGGCAGCCCAGTTTCTGCGCGAGCGGCTTCTGGGCGGAACCTGGCCCAAGTTTCTCCCTGGCGAGCTGGAGCTGGCCCGGCAGCTCCAGGTGGGAAGAAACACACTGCGCAGCGCCCTGGCCATGCTGGAAAAGGAGGGCCTGCTGAAGACGCAGATGGGCCGCCGCCGGGAGGTGGTGGGCAGCATTACTACGGCAGCCAAACCTACACCGCACACAGCAGTCCTTCTGCTGGGCATGCCCTACCACACACTGGCACCCACCACCCTCCTGTGGATGGAGACACTCAGGCTGCGGCTTCAGGGCGCAGGGTGGGACCTGAAGATGAAGGTGGACTCCGCCGCCTTTCGCCACAGCCCGGCCACTGCGCTGGAAACGCTGGTGTCTGAACAACCAGAGGCCGTATGGATCCTGCACCGCTCCACCCTGGCCATGCAGCGCTGGTTTGAAACTCGGGGTCTGAAGGCCGTGATCGCTGGCACACAGCATCAGGGCATCTCCCTCCCGCAGGTAGATACGGACTACCGCGCCTCCTCGCGCCATGCCGCCGCCCGACTGGCAGCGCTGGGCCACCGCCACATGCTCCTCATGACATCGCGGGTGGAACTGGCCGGGGATGCGGAAAGCGTGGCCGGCTTTCAAGAAGGGGCCGGACAGGCGAAGGTAGAAGTGGTGACCCACAATGAAACCCCTGCGGGAGTCATCGCCACGCTGCGTCACGCCCTGGAAGCCCGGCCTCGCCCGACCGCGCTGTTTGTGCTGCGGGCAGATCACCTAGCCACCGCACAGACCTGGCTGCTGGCACAGGGCTATGGCATTCCTGCGCAGATCTCCGTGATCTCACGCGATGACGAACCCTTCCTGCAGCACCTGCATCCGGAGCCTGCGCGCTACCAGCGCAGTGCCGAGGTTTTTGCCAAGAAACTGGCGCGGCTGGTGACCGCCTGCGGTGAAGGCCGCTCTCTACGCACGGACAGCCCCCTCCTGATGCCCGACTTTCTGCGCGGCGAAACCGTGGGTCCTGCCCCGCAACGGTGA
- a CDS encoding ABC transporter permease, protein MSSRLFWLSLATVTAVYLVFWLLLVGATATYSTPQAWLETLMKSEIRYAAGLSLITCTVAAAFALLIAVPIGYLMARRQFPGKALLDAALDIPIVLPPMVVGLCLLIFFQTRLGKVIESAIPFTYTVAGVILAQFVVAAAFAIRTVRGTFDHLSARPEDVALTLGATRFQALWHIALPSAKRGLIAAFCIAWARSLGEFGPILVFAGATRHRTEVLPTTVWLELSVGNLESAVAVSLLMILMAVAVLGVVRASGERV, encoded by the coding sequence ATGTCCTCCCGCCTGTTCTGGCTCAGTCTTGCCACCGTCACCGCCGTTTACCTGGTCTTTTGGTTGCTGCTGGTGGGGGCCACGGCTACTTACAGCACGCCACAGGCATGGCTGGAGACGCTGATGAAGTCCGAGATCCGCTATGCAGCGGGACTCAGCCTGATCACTTGCACGGTCGCGGCGGCCTTTGCCCTGCTCATTGCGGTGCCCATTGGTTACCTGATGGCGCGGCGGCAGTTTCCGGGCAAGGCACTACTGGATGCAGCGCTGGACATTCCCATCGTCCTGCCTCCCATGGTGGTGGGGTTGTGCCTGCTCATCTTTTTTCAGACTCGCCTGGGCAAGGTCATCGAGTCGGCCATCCCGTTCACTTACACCGTCGCGGGTGTCATCCTCGCCCAGTTCGTCGTCGCGGCAGCCTTTGCCATCCGCACCGTGCGCGGGACCTTTGACCACCTTTCTGCCAGGCCTGAAGATGTGGCGCTGACGCTGGGGGCCACCCGGTTTCAGGCCCTCTGGCACATCGCGCTGCCCAGTGCCAAGCGAGGCCTCATCGCCGCCTTTTGCATCGCCTGGGCTCGTAGCCTCGGCGAGTTCGGGCCCATCCTGGTTTTTGCCGGAGCCACCCGTCACCGCACGGAGGTGCTGCCGACGACGGTCTGGCTGGAGCTCAGCGTCGGCAATCTGGAGTCGGCCGTGGCCGTGAGCCTGCTGATGATCCTGATGGCCGTTGCGGTTCTCGGGGTGGTAAGGGCGAGTGGTGAAAGGGTTTAG
- a CDS encoding autorepressor SdpR family transcription factor, which translates to MNTLFKALNDPTRRQILEMLRVQSLTAGEIADACQVGKPTVSHHLDILRQAELVEEERQGQFRRYHLNTSVVEDVMVWLGGLIEATKPAIKKAAAKKLKARISS; encoded by the coding sequence ATGAACACTCTGTTCAAAGCCCTGAATGATCCTACCCGGCGGCAGATCCTGGAGATGCTGAGGGTGCAGTCGCTGACGGCGGGCGAAATTGCCGATGCCTGCCAGGTGGGCAAACCCACCGTGTCCCACCACCTCGACATCCTGAGGCAGGCCGAACTGGTGGAGGAAGAGCGCCAGGGGCAGTTCCGTCGTTATCATCTCAATACCAGTGTGGTCGAAGATGTGATGGTGTGGCTAGGCGGCCTCATCGAAGCCACCAAGCCGGCCATCAAAAAGGCGGCGGCCAAAAAGCTGAAAGCCCGGATATCCTCATGA
- a CDS encoding SdpI family protein: MKNKIIPFVRQEWLQLLILCIPVLASLAAMPFATDRVPMQWNLRGEVNWYAPKAWGLLVMPVTVILSFGLVFWMESRDTGRHRDSDGSLTAHGKATRMIRLGISVLLAAVALVQISWSLGHRPDVTRWVITSIALLFAFMGNLFGKLKRNRYVGIRVPWTLNSEYVWRQTHRAAGWIWTVSSLIVAAMSWLLPAHLLHVHLTGLWLFFLVVIPLFIAWQESRKEKRGLVA; this comes from the coding sequence ATGAAAAATAAAATCATCCCTTTTGTTAGGCAGGAGTGGCTGCAACTGCTCATCCTGTGCATCCCGGTGCTGGCTTCCCTCGCCGCCATGCCCTTTGCCACGGACCGTGTACCCATGCAGTGGAACCTGCGCGGCGAGGTGAACTGGTATGCCCCCAAAGCCTGGGGCCTGCTGGTGATGCCGGTCACGGTGATCCTGAGCTTTGGCCTGGTGTTCTGGATGGAAAGCCGGGACACTGGCAGGCACCGGGACAGTGATGGCAGCCTCACCGCGCATGGCAAGGCCACCCGGATGATCCGTCTGGGCATCAGCGTGCTTCTGGCCGCAGTGGCCCTGGTGCAGATATCCTGGTCCCTGGGCCACCGTCCCGATGTCACCCGTTGGGTCATCACAAGCATCGCCCTGCTGTTTGCATTCATGGGCAACCTCTTCGGCAAGCTGAAGCGCAACCGCTATGTTGGCATCCGCGTTCCATGGACGCTGAATTCGGAGTACGTTTGGCGGCAGACCCACCGCGCTGCGGGCTGGATTTGGACCGTCAGCAGCCTCATCGTGGCGGCCATGTCCTGGCTGCTGCCGGCTCATCTTTTGCATGTGCATCTCACCGGGCTGTGGTTGTTTTTCCTCGTCGTCATTCCGCTGTTCATTGCTTGGCAAGAGAGCCGTAAGGAGAAACGTGGACTGGTGGCCTGA